In the genome of Marinicella rhabdoformis, one region contains:
- a CDS encoding ABC transporter ATP-binding protein: MSTILSAQNVNKRFKKFQALKNVNLTVNKGKIVGLIGPNGAGKTTLLKAVLGLDSCDGDLKVMGLDPFKQRANLMKEICFIADVAVLPKWIKVSEALRFTELAHPNFSIEKAKDFLSRTKVNMDHKVKELSKGMTAQLHLAIVMSIDAKLLVLDEPTLGLDILFRKEFYDNLLNDYFDNERTIIITTHQVEEIEHILTDIVFIREGEIVLNANMEELTSQYFEVMVNSENYQAALSQKPLTERKVFGKHIMLFHSESRDYLETLGEVQRPSVSDLFVALMQEEQA; this comes from the coding sequence ATGAGCACGATTTTATCGGCGCAAAACGTCAACAAGCGATTTAAAAAATTTCAGGCTTTGAAAAATGTAAACCTCACAGTCAACAAGGGTAAAATTGTAGGTCTGATTGGCCCTAATGGCGCGGGCAAAACCACTTTGCTTAAAGCCGTTCTGGGACTAGACTCATGTGACGGTGATTTAAAAGTCATGGGATTAGATCCATTCAAACAACGTGCGAATTTAATGAAGGAAATTTGTTTTATTGCTGACGTTGCCGTATTACCGAAATGGATTAAAGTATCAGAAGCCTTGCGATTCACTGAATTGGCTCACCCCAATTTTTCTATCGAAAAAGCCAAAGACTTTCTTAGCCGCACTAAAGTCAATATGGACCACAAGGTTAAGGAACTGTCCAAAGGGATGACAGCACAGCTTCATTTGGCCATTGTGATGTCAATTGATGCCAAATTATTGGTGCTTGATGAACCCACTTTAGGTTTAGACATTCTGTTCAGAAAGGAGTTTTATGACAACCTGCTGAATGACTACTTCGATAACGAACGCACCATCATCATCACCACCCACCAGGTAGAGGAGATTGAACACATCTTGACTGATATCGTTTTCATTCGAGAAGGTGAAATTGTGTTGAATGCCAACATGGAAGAACTGACCAGCCAATATTTCGAAGTTATGGTCAACAGCGAAAACTACCAAGCTGCACTGTCACAAAAGCCCTTGACTGAACGTAAGGTATTCGGCAAACACATCATGTTATTTCATTCTGAATCACGAGATTACTTAGAAACTTTAGGAGAGGTTCAGCGCCCATCGGTGTCTGATCTATTTGTGGCCTTGATGCAGGAGGAACAAGCATGA
- a CDS encoding AI-2E family transporter produces MNVITSWFKRNFSDPQIVILITALIGGFIFIFYFGGTLAPFLASVVVAYLLESVVVRLEDLKVPRMLAVFLVFLVFVAVMLLLMLWVVPKLTLQLSELVQQLPHYISVGLAFLKTLPEKFPDFIDHEQLQSVMATLTNEITLMGQTLLGKTISSVFSAFSVAVFIIVMPILVFFLLKDKVVILQWFQQFIPRDSKLTLSVWHQMDIQIGNYIRGKAFEILLVGLVSYIAFVFLDLNYAILLATITGFSVLIPFIGAIAVTIPVALVAIAQFGWSGDFAWVMVSYMVIQMLDGNVLVPWLFSEVNDLHPVAIIVAVLFFGGVWGFWGVFFAIPLATLVNAIIESWPKSIVYPEEESPQT; encoded by the coding sequence ATGAATGTCATAACCAGTTGGTTTAAGAGAAATTTCTCTGATCCTCAAATTGTTATTCTTATCACTGCCTTAATTGGTGGTTTTATCTTCATTTTTTATTTTGGTGGTACTTTAGCGCCATTTTTAGCCAGTGTGGTTGTGGCTTACCTTTTGGAGAGTGTGGTAGTTCGCTTGGAAGATTTAAAGGTGCCGCGAATGTTGGCGGTGTTTTTGGTGTTTCTCGTGTTTGTCGCTGTGATGTTGCTGTTGATGCTTTGGGTGGTACCTAAGTTGACTTTACAGCTTTCAGAATTGGTCCAGCAATTACCTCATTACATCAGTGTGGGGTTGGCATTTTTAAAGACACTACCTGAAAAATTCCCTGACTTTATTGATCACGAGCAACTGCAATCTGTGATGGCTACATTGACCAATGAAATCACTTTAATGGGTCAAACTTTATTAGGAAAAACCATTTCTTCGGTGTTCAGTGCTTTTTCCGTGGCTGTTTTTATCATAGTGATGCCCATACTGGTTTTTTTCTTACTCAAGGATAAAGTGGTTATTTTACAGTGGTTTCAGCAGTTTATTCCACGTGATTCAAAGTTAACATTATCTGTATGGCATCAAATGGACATTCAGATTGGTAATTATATTCGAGGTAAGGCTTTTGAAATACTTTTGGTGGGGTTGGTCAGTTACATCGCCTTTGTTTTTCTTGACCTTAACTATGCTATTTTATTAGCAACCATAACAGGTTTTTCGGTGCTTATTCCTTTTATTGGAGCAATTGCTGTGACCATTCCTGTTGCCTTGGTTGCAATTGCACAGTTTGGCTGGAGTGGAGATTTTGCCTGGGTTATGGTGTCATACATGGTTATTCAAATGCTTGACGGAAATGTTCTTGTTCCCTGGTTGTTTTCAGAAGTCAACGATTTACATCCAGTAGCAATCATTGTCGCAGTCTTGTTTTTTGGTGGTGTATGGGGTTTTTGGGGTGTCTTTTTTGCTATCCCTTTAGCAACTTTGGTTAATGCCATCATTGAGTCGTGGCCAAAATCCATTGTTTATCCTGAAGAAGAATCACCCCAAACGTAA
- the pcnB gene encoding polynucleotide adenylyltransferase PcnB, whose amino-acid sequence MTEPQLIQYEAKQHQLPQQEIAGHAKKIIHLLNQAGYEAYLVGGAVRDLLLGLHPKDFDIATDATPEEIKTVFRNKCRIIGRRFRLAHVYMGQTVYEIATFRGGSSGDMLIKKGQIIRDNVFGTIEEDALRRDFTCNALYYNIATDTILDYAGGVGDIRQGHLKLIGLPDNRFIEDPVRMLRAVRFHAKLGLNLGDDLKQSIIKNRNSLKNVPTARLFDEAVKLFHCGNMLHAFDTLMELNLFDILFPAATKIAHANDDLKSLLYQAFKNTDSRLKNGQSVTPVFLTACVLWLEFLPAYRHVLSQGKNAHDALHQATTLVMEQQRPHLAIPKALQNGIRQMWLLQLRFKKMYGKPVFSTLHHPRFRAAYDFLLLRAKIKPELDSQEEFWTNIQNMPPDAIKSMVYGKRVKRKKVSTEL is encoded by the coding sequence TTGACTGAACCTCAACTGATTCAATACGAAGCCAAGCAGCATCAATTACCACAACAGGAAATTGCTGGCCACGCCAAAAAAATCATACACTTGCTTAACCAAGCTGGCTATGAAGCTTACTTGGTTGGTGGTGCTGTCCGTGATTTATTACTTGGCTTGCACCCAAAAGATTTTGACATAGCCACTGACGCAACACCCGAAGAAATCAAAACTGTTTTCAGAAACAAATGTCGCATCATCGGACGACGTTTTAGGCTGGCCCATGTTTACATGGGACAAACTGTCTATGAAATTGCCACATTCAGAGGCGGCTCCAGCGGAGACATGTTGATAAAAAAAGGGCAAATCATTCGAGATAATGTCTTTGGCACCATTGAAGAAGATGCTTTAAGGCGTGATTTCACATGCAATGCACTTTATTACAACATTGCCACAGATACCATATTGGATTATGCAGGTGGCGTAGGTGATATTCGACAAGGTCACCTCAAGCTGATTGGCCTACCGGACAACAGGTTTATTGAAGACCCTGTAAGGATGCTCAGGGCCGTGAGGTTTCATGCCAAATTAGGGCTCAATTTAGGTGACGACCTGAAACAGTCAATCATTAAAAACCGCAACAGTTTAAAAAATGTGCCCACGGCCAGGCTGTTTGATGAAGCCGTCAAACTGTTTCACTGTGGCAACATGCTTCACGCTTTTGACACGCTAATGGAACTCAATCTTTTTGACATCTTGTTCCCTGCTGCAACAAAGATAGCCCATGCCAATGACGACCTTAAGTCTTTATTATACCAAGCCTTTAAAAATACCGACAGCCGCTTAAAAAACGGTCAATCTGTCACCCCTGTATTTTTAACAGCATGTGTTTTGTGGCTGGAATTTTTACCGGCTTACCGCCATGTATTAAGCCAAGGCAAAAATGCACATGATGCTTTACACCAAGCGACAACTTTGGTTATGGAACAACAGCGACCTCATTTAGCCATTCCAAAAGCATTACAAAATGGAATACGTCAAATGTGGTTGCTGCAGTTGCGATTTAAAAAGATGTACGGCAAGCCTGTATTCAGCACTTTACACCATCCGAGGTTCAGAGCCGCGTATGACTTTCTTTTATTGAGAGCCAAAATTAAACCTGAATTAGATTCTCAAGAAGAATTTTGGACCAACATTCAAAACATGCCGCCCGACGCCATCAAAAGCATGGTTTACGGCAAAAGGGTCAAACGAAAAAAAGTCAGCACTGAATTGTGA
- a CDS encoding TusE/DsrC/DsvC family sulfur relay protein, which produces MSLNLDQHGHLANRAAWTTDWAEATAQADEIKLTKDHWQVIKAVQQLFDETEDTPPMRLLIKVLKQRLDADIDSRFLYRLFPDNPVRQASKYAGLPKPKHCM; this is translated from the coding sequence ATGTCATTGAACTTAGATCAGCACGGCCATTTAGCAAACAGGGCTGCATGGACCACAGATTGGGCAGAAGCAACTGCACAAGCAGATGAAATCAAACTCACAAAAGATCATTGGCAAGTGATCAAAGCCGTACAACAATTATTTGATGAAACTGAAGATACGCCACCCATGCGATTATTAATAAAAGTATTGAAACAAAGGTTGGACGCCGATATTGACTCACGCTTTTTATATCGATTATTTCCAGACAACCCAGTAAGGCAAGCCAGCAAATATGCTGGGCTACCTAAACCCAAACATTGCATGTAA
- the pth gene encoding aminoacyl-tRNA hydrolase, with protein sequence MKVIFGLGNPGSKYEATRHNAGFWFLDALAEKFSVAFKLDKKFKADVAVINHLGHKIWLVKPQTFMNCSGQSVVPFCHFYRIDAPDALVAYDELDLPVGIARIKLSGGHGGHNGLRDIIPGLGKDFVRLRLGIGRPERKGDVTPWVLGKPPREDAILLDRCLDECLDVFDLMVEKQWPKAMNALHTDS encoded by the coding sequence ATGAAAGTGATTTTTGGCTTGGGTAATCCGGGCAGTAAATATGAAGCCACTCGACACAATGCCGGGTTCTGGTTTCTTGATGCCTTGGCTGAAAAGTTTTCAGTGGCTTTCAAGTTGGACAAAAAGTTTAAGGCTGACGTGGCTGTGATTAACCATTTGGGGCATAAAATCTGGTTGGTCAAGCCACAAACTTTCATGAATTGTTCGGGGCAATCAGTGGTTCCTTTTTGTCATTTCTATCGCATCGATGCACCAGATGCATTGGTTGCCTATGATGAGCTTGATTTGCCTGTGGGTATCGCTCGGATCAAACTATCAGGTGGTCACGGTGGTCATAATGGTTTGCGTGATATTATCCCTGGCTTAGGTAAAGATTTCGTTCGATTGAGGCTGGGAATTGGTCGGCCTGAACGCAAAGGTGATGTGACGCCTTGGGTGTTAGGGAAGCCACCTCGAGAAGATGCTATTTTATTGGACCGTTGTCTTGATGAATGCTTGGATGTATTTGATTTGATGGTTGAAAAACAATGGCCTAAGGCAATGAACGCCTTGCACACTGACAGTTAA
- the folK gene encoding 2-amino-4-hydroxy-6-hydroxymethyldihydropteridine diphosphokinase: MNPSKTVYLGLGSNLSNPHRQIKKAVQFLNAHPNISVIDQAPCFKTPAWGVTDQPDFINSALTISTTLSPHQLLNTIKEIEYEKLGRVKNKRWHERLIDIDILVYGLEQLNHESLTIPHPLITERWFVILPLLLLQPHLPIKLAIKLHAKISQQSAPKDIIKLT, translated from the coding sequence GTGAACCCATCTAAAACCGTTTATTTGGGTCTGGGCAGCAACCTGTCCAACCCACACAGACAAATTAAGAAAGCGGTGCAATTTCTTAATGCACATCCAAATATTTCAGTCATTGATCAAGCCCCTTGTTTTAAAACACCTGCGTGGGGCGTCACTGACCAACCTGACTTCATCAATTCAGCACTTACAATATCCACCACACTGTCACCGCATCAATTACTCAACACCATCAAAGAAATTGAATATGAAAAATTGGGCCGAGTTAAAAATAAACGCTGGCATGAACGCCTGATCGACATCGATATCCTCGTGTATGGCCTTGAACAACTCAATCATGAATCTTTGACTATTCCGCACCCATTGATTACTGAACGTTGGTTTGTGATATTACCTTTATTGTTGCTTCAACCCCATCTTCCCATCAAGCTTGCTATCAAACTACACGCCAAAATATCTCAACAATCCGCCCCTAAAGACATCATAAAACTCACCTAG
- a CDS encoding isocitrate dehydrogenase, which produces MTQTITIIKGDGIGPEIMDATIRVMDALDLDFNYEFKDAGLCALEAHGDLMPKATLDNIAKNKICLKGPLTTPVGKGFSSINVALRRHFNLYANVRPVVTFEGTKARYDDIDILTIRENTEGAYLSEGQTISEDGSFAESKIIVTREASERIVRYAFDLAVKAGRKKVTAVHKANIMKTTSGLFLDVAEEVAKDYPHIEFNSLIVDNTCMQLVMNPSQFDMIVTTNLFGDIISDLCAGLVGGLGMAPGANIGKDAAIFEAVHGSAPDIAGMKIANPTALILAAAMMLDHLNMTDKANRIRQAIKGTLLAKDRLTGDLGGTAKTAEFTDAVIARLSA; this is translated from the coding sequence ATGACCCAAACAATCACAATCATTAAGGGCGATGGCATCGGCCCAGAAATCATGGATGCCACCATCAGAGTAATGGACGCGTTGGATTTAGATTTTAACTATGAGTTTAAAGATGCGGGTTTGTGCGCTCTTGAAGCGCATGGTGACTTGATGCCAAAGGCTACTTTGGACAATATCGCTAAAAACAAAATTTGTTTGAAAGGGCCGTTAACGACACCAGTTGGTAAAGGTTTTAGTTCTATCAATGTGGCTTTAAGACGACACTTTAATCTCTATGCCAATGTACGTCCTGTGGTGACATTTGAAGGCACAAAAGCCCGTTATGATGACATCGATATTTTGACTATCAGAGAAAATACTGAAGGGGCCTATTTAAGTGAAGGTCAAACCATCAGTGAAGATGGTAGCTTTGCTGAATCTAAAATCATTGTTACGCGAGAAGCATCGGAGCGGATTGTACGTTATGCATTTGATTTGGCGGTGAAAGCGGGCAGAAAAAAGGTCACGGCAGTTCATAAAGCAAACATCATGAAAACGACCTCTGGTTTGTTCTTGGATGTGGCTGAAGAAGTGGCAAAGGATTATCCTCATATTGAATTTAACTCTTTGATTGTTGATAACACCTGTATGCAGTTGGTGATGAACCCAAGTCAATTCGACATGATTGTCACAACCAATTTATTTGGTGACATCATTTCGGATCTTTGTGCCGGTTTGGTTGGTGGCTTGGGCATGGCACCAGGTGCTAACATTGGTAAAGACGCTGCAATTTTTGAAGCTGTTCATGGTTCAGCACCTGATATTGCGGGTATGAAAATTGCCAATCCAACGGCATTGATTTTAGCAGCAGCGATGATGCTCGATCATTTGAATATGACTGACAAGGCCAATAGAATCCGTCAAGCCATTAAAGGGACGTTGTTAGCTAAAGACCGTTTAACGGGTGATTTAGGTGGTACTGCAAAAACGGCAGAATTTACTGATGCCGTTATAGCGCGTTTATCAGCCTAA
- a CDS encoding GntR family transcriptional regulator, whose amino-acid sequence MSFHWNDKEPIYLQLKDMVRNMILAGELTEGESLPSVRQVAMDYKLNPLTVSKSWQLLVDEGLVEKRRGLGMFVQTGAKAQLKTAEQAVFLDEVWPNILQKVEHLNLNTQELIQSLEHLGRKQ is encoded by the coding sequence ATGAGTTTCCACTGGAATGACAAAGAACCCATTTATTTGCAACTGAAAGACATGGTCAGAAACATGATTCTTGCCGGTGAATTAACAGAAGGAGAATCCCTTCCATCCGTTAGACAAGTGGCAATGGACTACAAACTTAATCCATTGACCGTTTCTAAGTCTTGGCAATTGCTGGTAGATGAAGGACTGGTAGAAAAAAGAAGAGGCCTTGGCATGTTTGTACAAACAGGCGCCAAAGCACAATTAAAAACAGCAGAACAGGCGGTATTTTTAGATGAAGTTTGGCCCAATATATTACAAAAAGTTGAGCACCTTAATTTGAATACTCAAGAACTGATCCAATCGTTAGAACACCTCGGGAGAAAACAATGA
- the grxC gene encoding glutaredoxin 3: MNNIVVYSTRICPYCVAAKRLLKQKGLEFKEIMIDQDFSQREVMMKKSGRTSVPQIFINEKHVGGFDDLNALNRSGQLDQLLNS; encoded by the coding sequence ATGAATAATATAGTTGTTTATAGCACCAGAATTTGCCCCTATTGTGTAGCCGCAAAACGCCTGCTCAAACAGAAAGGGCTGGAGTTTAAAGAAATCATGATAGATCAAGATTTTTCACAACGAGAAGTGATGATGAAAAAATCAGGCCGCACCAGCGTACCTCAAATTTTCATCAATGAAAAACATGTAGGAGGTTTTGATGACCTGAATGCATTGAATCGCTCTGGTCAATTAGACCAGCTGCTGAATTCATAA
- the metX gene encoding homoserine O-acetyltransferase MetX yields MANYLKQFQLPQPFDFHRGGAINQGILAYETWGELNSDASNAILLLNGLSADSHAASHGANDTSGWWEFMIGPGKAINTDQWFVICASSLGSCKGSTGPCSQNPKTGEPYRFNFPDLCIEDIARAAVLLCQSMGISQLHSVVGPSMGGMTALAVLLNHPNYVKNLIHIASGMASPPFSTAIRSLQREAILKDVNFNQGHYSADSWPEEGMKFARKIGMLSYRSAKEWRERFPRSLKKIPNQPFGVEFPVESYLEYHANQFIHKFDPISYLYLSRAMDWFDGNSYAPKGSNPLANLELEKALVIGSETDLLFPTLLQKELHQSLTEAGCDSQLVITDSIQGHDAFLVDKDCFSQLVSNFFLKL; encoded by the coding sequence ATGGCCAATTATTTAAAACAATTTCAGCTTCCACAACCTTTCGACTTCCATCGAGGAGGCGCTATAAATCAAGGCATTTTGGCCTATGAAACCTGGGGTGAATTGAACTCAGATGCCAGTAATGCCATCTTACTTTTGAATGGCTTATCGGCAGACTCACATGCAGCCAGCCATGGTGCAAATGACACCTCAGGTTGGTGGGAGTTTATGATTGGGCCCGGAAAGGCCATCAATACAGACCAGTGGTTTGTTATTTGTGCCAGCTCACTCGGTAGCTGCAAAGGCTCTACTGGCCCCTGCTCTCAAAACCCTAAAACTGGTGAACCTTATCGTTTTAATTTCCCTGACCTTTGTATAGAAGACATTGCCCGTGCGGCGGTTTTATTGTGCCAATCCATGGGCATAAGTCAATTGCACAGTGTGGTTGGCCCTTCTATGGGTGGCATGACGGCTTTGGCTGTGTTATTGAACCATCCCAATTATGTCAAAAATTTAATTCATATAGCATCGGGAATGGCATCACCTCCATTCAGTACCGCCATCAGGTCTTTACAAAGAGAGGCCATTCTCAAAGACGTCAACTTCAATCAAGGTCATTACTCAGCTGATTCATGGCCAGAAGAAGGCATGAAGTTTGCCCGAAAAATTGGCATGTTAAGTTATCGATCAGCTAAAGAGTGGCGAGAACGGTTTCCTCGATCGTTAAAGAAAATTCCCAACCAACCATTCGGCGTAGAATTTCCTGTAGAAAGCTATTTGGAATACCATGCTAACCAATTTATTCATAAATTCGATCCGATAAGCTATTTATACTTGTCACGGGCAATGGATTGGTTTGACGGCAACAGCTATGCCCCGAAGGGCAGCAACCCATTGGCCAATTTAGAACTGGAAAAGGCTTTGGTTATTGGTTCAGAAACCGACCTTTTATTCCCAACCCTTTTACAAAAAGAACTGCACCAATCATTGACCGAAGCGGGTTGTGACAGCCAACTGGTAATAACTGACTCAATACAAGGACATGACGCCTTTTTGGTTGACAAAGATTGCTTCAGTCAATTGGTTTCAAACTTCTTTCTAAAACTATAA
- a CDS encoding peroxiredoxin: MVKIDKKVWQYAHKSTNESDLILNELSHKYVVLFFYPRANTPGCTKESVAFGEQIEAFNQADCAVYGISADSLKKQQNFKAKYDMPIDLIADTEEVLCHAFDVIQEKNMYGKKFMGIVRSTFVLNQKGEVLAEWRKVKVPGHVKEVLQSVTNL; this comes from the coding sequence ATGGTTAAAATTGATAAGAAAGTTTGGCAGTACGCGCATAAAAGCACGAATGAGTCAGATTTAATTCTTAATGAGTTGTCGCATAAGTATGTTGTGCTGTTTTTTTACCCACGCGCAAACACACCAGGTTGTACTAAGGAGAGTGTTGCATTTGGTGAGCAGATTGAGGCATTTAATCAAGCAGATTGCGCCGTCTACGGCATTTCGGCTGACAGTTTAAAAAAGCAACAAAACTTTAAAGCCAAGTATGACATGCCAATAGACTTAATTGCAGACACAGAAGAAGTGTTGTGTCATGCATTTGACGTCATACAAGAGAAAAACATGTATGGTAAAAAATTCATGGGCATCGTACGCAGTACTTTTGTCTTGAATCAAAAAGGTGAAGTGCTTGCTGAATGGCGAAAAGTTAAAGTGCCCGGTCATGTAAAAGAAGTGTTGCAGTCTGTCACAAACTTGTAA
- the fdxA gene encoding ferredoxin FdxA — translation MTFVVTEACIKCKYTDCVEVCPVDCFHEGPNFLVIDPEECIDCTLCEPECPIEAIYPEDDLPEGQEKFLAINEELSQVWPVITEMVDAPEDADEWSQVEDKLHLLDKGEK, via the coding sequence ATGACTTTTGTTGTCACTGAAGCTTGCATCAAGTGTAAATACACTGATTGTGTGGAAGTTTGTCCTGTGGATTGTTTCCATGAGGGCCCCAATTTTTTGGTCATTGACCCTGAGGAGTGCATTGATTGTACGTTGTGTGAGCCAGAATGTCCCATTGAGGCTATTTACCCTGAGGATGACTTACCTGAGGGCCAAGAAAAGTTTTTGGCTATCAATGAAGAGTTGTCTCAAGTTTGGCCAGTTATTACAGAAATGGTTGATGCACCAGAAGATGCGGACGAATGGTCTCAGGTTGAAGATAAGCTGCATTTGTTAGATAAAGGTGAAAAATAG
- a CDS encoding M48 family metalloprotease, producing MNKYLLILTSLLCFVASAQNELKLPDLGNPSDQVLSPDQEALYRKNIRQQMYQYSFMMTDPFIADYIEHLGYRLVTHSDNPEQDFEFHLIPADVINASAYPGGLIVVYSGLLLETDTESELAGVVAHEIAHVNQRHISRMMAKQRKSIAPLLLGMVAAVAAAQTSSSSDAPIAIAASMQAMQAQMQINFTRYHEYEADRVGIQTLYKSGMNPEGMASFFSKLMKKNRIDPRYSLPEYLSTHPLSINRVTEAKNRIKNYEVKETKESELYPFIKERIRVLTAEEFDHLNEYYRDTKVVNSALMYGKALQQLKMNQFDQALATISIIKAPKEAQHLIDALHAEVLSEQNPEVTLEVVQNLIKKYPASSKIKEAVVKKLIQQNSNDALKLAIKLLRDLTLQDDQNPHYHDLLSIAYYNDLNTIESGMSLARKSHLLGLNYRAVRVLKNLKKEKLDYYQQAEVDALISAWEPLISEEEHAAEQEMNRRGRR from the coding sequence ATGAATAAATACCTACTGATACTGACATCCCTTTTGTGTTTTGTTGCATCTGCGCAAAACGAATTGAAACTACCTGACTTGGGCAACCCCTCTGACCAAGTTTTGTCTCCAGATCAAGAGGCCCTGTACAGAAAAAACATCAGGCAACAAATGTACCAATACAGCTTTATGATGACTGACCCCTTCATTGCTGATTATATTGAGCACTTAGGATATCGTTTGGTTACCCATTCTGATAATCCTGAGCAAGATTTTGAGTTTCATTTGATTCCGGCTGACGTCATCAACGCGTCAGCTTATCCTGGTGGTTTGATTGTGGTTTACTCAGGCTTGCTGTTAGAAACTGACACAGAAAGTGAGCTGGCAGGTGTGGTTGCACATGAAATAGCTCATGTCAATCAGCGTCATATTTCTCGCATGATGGCAAAGCAAAGGAAGTCAATTGCGCCATTATTACTTGGTATGGTGGCTGCAGTGGCTGCAGCGCAGACTTCATCTAGTAGTGATGCTCCAATTGCGATAGCCGCGAGCATGCAAGCGATGCAAGCTCAAATGCAAATTAACTTCACAAGGTACCATGAATATGAAGCGGACCGAGTTGGTATTCAGACTTTATACAAGAGTGGTATGAATCCAGAGGGGATGGCCTCGTTCTTTTCAAAACTGATGAAGAAAAACAGGATTGATCCACGGTATAGCTTGCCCGAATATTTAAGTACACACCCTTTGTCCATCAATCGGGTTACTGAAGCAAAGAACAGAATCAAAAACTATGAAGTTAAAGAAACAAAAGAATCAGAATTGTACCCATTTATAAAAGAGAGGATTCGAGTGCTAACAGCTGAAGAATTTGATCATTTGAATGAATATTACCGAGATACCAAAGTGGTAAATTCAGCCCTCATGTATGGAAAAGCGCTACAACAATTAAAGATGAATCAGTTTGATCAAGCATTGGCAACCATTTCGATAATCAAAGCCCCTAAAGAAGCCCAACACCTAATTGACGCTTTGCATGCAGAGGTGCTTTCAGAGCAGAACCCAGAAGTCACTCTTGAGGTGGTACAAAATTTAATTAAAAAATACCCGGCCAGCAGCAAAATCAAAGAGGCCGTGGTGAAAAAATTAATCCAACAAAACAGCAATGACGCTTTGAAACTGGCCATCAAATTGTTGAGGGACTTAACGTTACAAGATGATCAGAACCCACATTACCATGACCTGTTGTCTATTGCTTATTATAACGATTTGAACACCATAGAGTCTGGTATGTCATTGGCAAGAAAGTCACATTTGTTGGGTTTGAATTATCGTGCCGTTAGGGTATTAAAAAACCTCAAAAAAGAAAAACTGGATTATTATCAGCAAGCCGAAGTTGATGCACTAATCAGCGCTTGGGAACCCTTAATCAGTGAAGAAGAGCATGCTGCCGAACAAGAAATGAACAGAAGAGGTCGTCGATAG
- the dapA gene encoding 4-hydroxy-tetrahydrodipicolinate synthase: protein MKAINSQDLTGSMVALVTPMDADGRIDFEQWENLINWHIKAGTDALVVAGTTGESAMLTEKEFEELVRTCKQICEGHEILIIAGTGAITPEAVLKKNNLAYNLGADAALVVTPYYIRITQNALIEHYQNIADHSDLPIILYNVPGRTGMDIDTQTSKTLAKHPNIIGIKEAKPDMQRIETLSKLNNFSVLSGDDDTFFEAMKFGADGVISVAANIRPRAIKAVCTAVQLGDLNLANELNQTLLDTFKLMSTEPNPGPVKSSLMAANIINPGIRKPLTTMNLSGQSHKNLIAKIIEEYES from the coding sequence ATGAAAGCGATAAATTCACAAGATTTGACAGGCAGCATGGTGGCTCTGGTAACCCCTATGGATGCAGATGGTCGCATTGACTTTGAACAATGGGAAAACCTCATCAACTGGCACATCAAGGCTGGCACTGATGCTTTGGTTGTCGCCGGTACTACTGGTGAATCGGCCATGCTCACTGAAAAAGAATTTGAAGAGCTAGTAAGAACTTGCAAGCAAATTTGTGAAGGTCATGAAATATTAATAATAGCCGGAACAGGCGCCATCACACCCGAAGCTGTATTGAAAAAAAACAATTTGGCCTACAATTTGGGTGCCGATGCCGCACTTGTAGTGACCCCTTATTATATTCGGATCACACAAAACGCATTGATTGAACATTATCAAAACATTGCTGACCACTCTGATTTACCCATTATTTTATACAACGTTCCGGGACGAACTGGAATGGACATTGACACACAAACCAGCAAGACTTTAGCCAAACACCCAAACATCATTGGCATAAAAGAAGCAAAACCAGACATGCAAAGAATCGAAACTTTATCTAAACTGAACAATTTTTCAGTCCTATCAGGTGACGACGATACTTTTTTTGAGGCCATGAAGTTTGGGGCAGATGGTGTTATCAGCGTGGCAGCCAACATCCGACCCCGTGCAATAAAGGCCGTTTGTACAGCCGTTCAGTTAGGCGACTTAAATTTAGCTAATGAACTGAATCAAACGCTGCTAGACACCTTTAAATTAATGTCTACAGAACCCAACCCCGGCCCAGTTAAAAGTAGTTTGATGGCCGCGAACATTATAAACCCTGGCATCAGAAAGCCATTAACAACCATGAACTTATCTGGGCAATCACATAAAAATTTGATTGCCAAAATCATTGAGGAATATGAATCATGA